One stretch of Arachis hypogaea cultivar Tifrunner chromosome 20, arahy.Tifrunner.gnm2.J5K5, whole genome shotgun sequence DNA includes these proteins:
- the LOC112783319 gene encoding uncharacterized protein isoform X2, which translates to MPRVSRFGVPPRKGGNKASTQSPPLSTNNPATANAPPPSTTATPVAQVPPPLNDAPLPNQTPLVWIDATLSQEPPQPLSATQSWPRRRQRTKAPLQALPLSVDAPPSTQTPPPTFQAQKPLINAPPSAQASSTPSTVAPSQAPLATQTQLRHYPWEEAPSQAQQPSIHAALSTQVPASSADAPSSSEASSSSEAPSFPEALIPSFDAPPPTSHATLASIDVSPFSEVPSQDPPSDQTQRRTRENRKFWTVDVKDASGVTKVAYLKLKDLWNLPSGTKVVLPLNDWKQPVGEAAGLLGQALGQLGANFAALPICYKSWPKVPKNLKEEIFDSKIKDKFIINDDLVKKIIIQRIGEKWKENRSEVFHKYYDPELSKEENYANHPPEITRDHWIQFIDYRLDPNTVEMCRKNAESREKLSVVHRLGSKSLARKRHEMEVENGEPVSRGKVFIAMHTRPDGSYPNDEIRAICDEITRIETEGNCSPTVGPDDSLAQALGEEHSGRIRGLGLGPCKTQLFEAEEQTRCGGKCLESAPFTQMKQEIVDLRARLERETKSRREFENAVTLVLQHVATPNMTPELATLLTPLITRAFQASLANGGNAGKSNGNPSK; encoded by the exons ATGCCTAGGGTTTCACGTTTCGGTGTTCCACCTAGGAAAGGAGGAAATAAAGCTTCAACTCAATCCCCTCCACTATCAACTAACAATCCAGCAACTGCTAATGCCCCACCACCATCAACTACTGCTACACCAGTTGCTCAAGTTCCACCACCATTGAATGATGCTCCACTACCTAATCAAACCCCATTAGTGTGGATTGATGCCACACTATCTCAAGAACCTCCTCAACCCCTATCAGCCACCCAATCTTGGCCTAGGCGTCGGCAACGCACAAAAGCTCCTTTGCAAGCCCTACCACTTTCAGTTGATGCTCCACCATCTACTCAAACTCCACCACCAACTTTTCAAGCCCAGAAACCATTGATTAATGCTCCACCATCAGCTCAAGCCTCATCAACACCCTCCACAGTGGCTCCTTCACAAGCCCCACTTGCCACCCAAACTCAACTAAGGCACTACCCATGGGAGGAAGCTCCTTCACAAGCTCAACAACCATCAATTCATGCTGCACTATCTACTCAAGTGCCGGCATCTTCAGCTGATGCTCCATCGTCCTCCGAGGCCTCATCATCTTCTGAGGCCCCATCATTTCCCGAGGCCCTAATACCTTCATTTGATGCTCCACCACCAACTTCTCATGCCACACTAGCATCAATTGATGTCTCACCATTCTCAGAAGTTCCTTCACAGGATCCCCCTTCTGACCAAACTCAACGTCGGACCCGTGAAAACCGCAAATTTTGGACTGTTGATGTAAAAG ATGCTTCTGGAGTTACAAAAGTAGCATATTTGAAATTGAAGGATCTTTGGAACCTTCCCAGTGGCACCAAAGTGGTGTTGCCACTTAATGATTGGAAACAACCAGTTGGTGAGGCAGCTGGCCTCTTAGGACAAGCTCTTGGACAATTGGGTGCCAATTTTGCTGCTCTTCCTATTTGCTATAAGTCTTGGCCTAAAGTTCCTAAAAATCTTAAGGAGGAGATTTTTGATAGCAAGATAAAG GATAAGTTCATTATAAACGATGATCTAGTGAAGAAGATTATAATCCAAAGGATTGGGGAAAAGTGGAAGGAGAATCGATCTGAAGTTTTTCATAAATATTATGATCCAGAACTCAGTAAAGAAGAGAACTATGCTAATCACCCTCCTGAGATAACTCGAGATCACTGGATTCAATTTATTGATTATCGTTTGGATCCAAACACTGTG GAAATGTGCAGAAAAAATGCTGAAAGTCGGGAGAAACTATCAGTTGTGCATCGTTTAGGGTCCAAGAGCTTAGCAAGGAAACGGCATGAGATG GAAGTTGAGAATGGAGAACCGGTTAGTAGGGGGAAAGTTTTTATTGCCATGCATACTAGACCTGATGGATCATATCCAAACGATGAAATCCGAGCTATTTGT GACGAAATTACTCGTATTGAGACTGAAGGGAACTGTTCACCAACAGTTGGACCAGACGATTCCCTTGCCCAAGCGCTCGGAGAGGAGCATTCTGGTAGAATCAGAGGTTTGGGTTTAGGACCCTGCAAAACACAATTATTTGAGGCTGAAGAGCAAACAAGATGTGGAGGCAAATGCCTAGAAAGTGCCCCCTTTACTCAGATGAAACAGGAAATTGTAGATCTGCGAGCACGATTGGAAAGAGAGACTAAAAGTAGACGTGAATTTGAGAATGCTGTAACTCTAGTCCTACAACATGTTGCTACCCCAAACATGACTCCTGAGCTCGCTACACTCCTTACTCCATTG atTACGCGTGCATTTCAGGCCTCACTTGCTAATGGTGGGAATGCTGGGAAAAGCAATGGGAATCCTTCTAAATGA
- the LOC112783319 gene encoding uncharacterized protein isoform X1 has product MPRVSRFGVPPRKGGNKASTQSPPLSTNNPATANAPPPSTTATPVAQVPPPLNDAPLPNQTPLVWIDATLSQEPPQPLSATQSWPRRRQRTKAPLQALPLSVDAPPSTQTPPPTFQAQKPLINAPPSAQASSTPSTVAPSQAPLATQTQLRHYPWEEAPSQAQQPSIHAALSTQVPASSADAPSSSEASSSSEAPSFPEALIPSFDAPPPTSHATLASIDVSPFSEVPSQDPPSDQTQRRTRENRKFWTVDVKDASGVTKVAYLKLKDLWNLPSGTKVVLPLNDWKQPVGEAAGLLGQALGQLGANFAALPICYKSWPKVPKNLKEEIFDSKIKDKFIINDDLVKKIIIQRIGEKWKENRSEVFHKYYDPELSKEENYANHPPEITRDHWIQFIDYRLDPNTVEMCRKNAESREKLSVVHRLGSKSLARKRHEMVIEVENGEPVSRGKVFIAMHTRPDGSYPNDEIRAICDEITRIETEGNCSPTVGPDDSLAQALGEEHSGRIRGLGLGPCKTQLFEAEEQTRCGGKCLESAPFTQMKQEIVDLRARLERETKSRREFENAVTLVLQHVATPNMTPELATLLTPLITRAFQASLANGGNAGKSNGNPSK; this is encoded by the exons ATGCCTAGGGTTTCACGTTTCGGTGTTCCACCTAGGAAAGGAGGAAATAAAGCTTCAACTCAATCCCCTCCACTATCAACTAACAATCCAGCAACTGCTAATGCCCCACCACCATCAACTACTGCTACACCAGTTGCTCAAGTTCCACCACCATTGAATGATGCTCCACTACCTAATCAAACCCCATTAGTGTGGATTGATGCCACACTATCTCAAGAACCTCCTCAACCCCTATCAGCCACCCAATCTTGGCCTAGGCGTCGGCAACGCACAAAAGCTCCTTTGCAAGCCCTACCACTTTCAGTTGATGCTCCACCATCTACTCAAACTCCACCACCAACTTTTCAAGCCCAGAAACCATTGATTAATGCTCCACCATCAGCTCAAGCCTCATCAACACCCTCCACAGTGGCTCCTTCACAAGCCCCACTTGCCACCCAAACTCAACTAAGGCACTACCCATGGGAGGAAGCTCCTTCACAAGCTCAACAACCATCAATTCATGCTGCACTATCTACTCAAGTGCCGGCATCTTCAGCTGATGCTCCATCGTCCTCCGAGGCCTCATCATCTTCTGAGGCCCCATCATTTCCCGAGGCCCTAATACCTTCATTTGATGCTCCACCACCAACTTCTCATGCCACACTAGCATCAATTGATGTCTCACCATTCTCAGAAGTTCCTTCACAGGATCCCCCTTCTGACCAAACTCAACGTCGGACCCGTGAAAACCGCAAATTTTGGACTGTTGATGTAAAAG ATGCTTCTGGAGTTACAAAAGTAGCATATTTGAAATTGAAGGATCTTTGGAACCTTCCCAGTGGCACCAAAGTGGTGTTGCCACTTAATGATTGGAAACAACCAGTTGGTGAGGCAGCTGGCCTCTTAGGACAAGCTCTTGGACAATTGGGTGCCAATTTTGCTGCTCTTCCTATTTGCTATAAGTCTTGGCCTAAAGTTCCTAAAAATCTTAAGGAGGAGATTTTTGATAGCAAGATAAAG GATAAGTTCATTATAAACGATGATCTAGTGAAGAAGATTATAATCCAAAGGATTGGGGAAAAGTGGAAGGAGAATCGATCTGAAGTTTTTCATAAATATTATGATCCAGAACTCAGTAAAGAAGAGAACTATGCTAATCACCCTCCTGAGATAACTCGAGATCACTGGATTCAATTTATTGATTATCGTTTGGATCCAAACACTGTG GAAATGTGCAGAAAAAATGCTGAAAGTCGGGAGAAACTATCAGTTGTGCATCGTTTAGGGTCCAAGAGCTTAGCAAGGAAACGGCATGAGATGGTGATT GAAGTTGAGAATGGAGAACCGGTTAGTAGGGGGAAAGTTTTTATTGCCATGCATACTAGACCTGATGGATCATATCCAAACGATGAAATCCGAGCTATTTGT GACGAAATTACTCGTATTGAGACTGAAGGGAACTGTTCACCAACAGTTGGACCAGACGATTCCCTTGCCCAAGCGCTCGGAGAGGAGCATTCTGGTAGAATCAGAGGTTTGGGTTTAGGACCCTGCAAAACACAATTATTTGAGGCTGAAGAGCAAACAAGATGTGGAGGCAAATGCCTAGAAAGTGCCCCCTTTACTCAGATGAAACAGGAAATTGTAGATCTGCGAGCACGATTGGAAAGAGAGACTAAAAGTAGACGTGAATTTGAGAATGCTGTAACTCTAGTCCTACAACATGTTGCTACCCCAAACATGACTCCTGAGCTCGCTACACTCCTTACTCCATTG atTACGCGTGCATTTCAGGCCTCACTTGCTAATGGTGGGAATGCTGGGAAAAGCAATGGGAATCCTTCTAAATGA